The nucleotide sequence CCAGCGCGTCGATTCGGGCCACGCGGTCGAGGTGGCCGATGACGTACTGGGGGATCGCGTTCGGCCACCGCACGATGCGCTGAAACACCGGCTCACCGGTCACGCCCATTGCGCGCCGGATCTCGTCGTGGACGGCCCGCGCCAGGCGCTCGTCGTCCCACTCTACTTGTTCGGCGCGGTGGACCCCGCCGCACAGTGCGCGCCACAACACGAACCCCTGCGGCGCGCGGTCCGGGAAGATGCTCGAACACCACTGCACGCCGAGCACGTCGCGCCGGGTATTTTGTGGCGCGATATAGCCGAACCCGTCGTGTTCACCGGGGCAATGCTCGGCGCGGTAGCCCAGTGCCACCACCGCGATGCGGTTGTACGGGATCGCGCCCACTTCATCTGCCAGTGCCGGGTCCAAGTCCGCGAGGATCACGGCCTGTTCGTAGGCCGGGCACGCCAGTACGACCGCGTCCGCGGACCACGAGTACCCGGTCTGATCGTAGACCTGCCACGGCGCCACGCTCGCGGTCTCGGTGACGGTCTGAACCTCGACCCCGCACCGCACGGAATCGCCGAGGGTCTCGCACAGGCCGTCGACGAGCACGCCCAGGCCCTCGCGGAACGACCACATCTTCATCGGGCCGGGCACGGGTTCGCCGCGCGCCTTCGCGTCGCGCTTCCGCTTCTTCGCGGCGCGCATGAACCCGCGGACCACGCTGCCCGCTTCGCGCTCCATCACGGGCAACCGGGGGAACGCCGCGGCCACACTGAGCATCGCGGGGTCGCCGCCGTGAATGCCGGTCACGAGCGCGTCGGCGAACACGTCCGCGGCTTCTTTGCCCGCGCGCCGCGTGGCGAACTCCTGGACCGATTCTTCCGTGCCCGGGGGCGGGGCTTTTCGCCACGGTTCGGTGAGCAGTTGCCACTTACCGCGGCGCGAGAGAAGGGGCGTGGTGAGCAACCCGAGGGGGCCGCTCGGGAGCTTGTGGAGCTTGTTCCCGACGAAGACGTAGCGGTTCTTGCGGCTCCCGTCGCTGGCCGCGACGAGCCGGTCCGAGAGCCCCAAATCGCGCACGAGGTTCGGGATCGCGGGGGTGCGGTCCAGGAACCCGTTCGGCCCGCACTCGACGCGGAACCCGCGGTGGTCTTCCGTGACGATGTTCCCGCCGGGCCGGTCACGCGGTTCCAGAACCGTGACCGCCGTACCCGGGGCGAACTGCTTGAGCCGGAAGGCGACCGTTAGCCCGGTCAGCCCCCCGCCCACGACGATAACGTGCGGCATGAGTTATTTCGGTACCCCGACGACCTTCGCTCGGCCGTCCTTGATGCGGACCAGAAGTCCCCCGCGTTCCTTCCCGTCCCGCACGATCATCACGACGTAACCGGTTTTACCGAGAACCGTTTCAATGTCCGCGAGTTGTTTTTCCCGCTCCTTGTTCAAGCCCCGGTCTTCAAATTTCTTGCGGAACGCGGTGCTATCGAGGAGCGTGCCGAGTTCGGTCGGCACCCTCTCCGGCTCCACTTTTTCCAGGAACGGCTTGAGGGCGTCCTTCAGTTCTTCGGACTTGGTGATCGGTTCGGCTTTCCCGTCGAGGATGAACGGCACGTCTACCGTCTTGAGCACGGCGTCGAGATCCTTGGCTTTGACGGCTTTCAGGAAAGCGAGGGACACGTCCTTCACGTTCTCTTCGTCCTTGTCGGCGGCCGATACCGGCACGGCGAGCGCGACCAGCAGAGCAACGGCGAGCGGGCGCATTGGCGGAACCTCCCGTGGGGCAAAACACCCGCGGTATTGTACCGAACTCCAAGTTGCGAACTTGGAAAGAGTCTCCGGGCACGCGACCGAATTGCGTTCTAAGCTCAAAACGGACCCTTTTTGGCAACCGGAACCGCAGCCATGCAATTATTTTGCCCCGCCTGCCAAACCGCGTTCGCGGGAACGCAGCGGTGCCCGCGGTGCGAGGGATTGCTGCTGCTCCCGCACGAAGCGGCCACCGTAGAGTCGCCCCACTTCAAGGCGCCCGCGCCCCCGCCGCCCGAGCCGACGCCGTTCGGCCGGGTCATTGTGGGCGCGGTGTTCGCGCTGGGGTTGTACCTCGGTTTGCGGAAGCTCGCGATGGGCGCGGTCCTCGCCGCGCACCCGGAACCGGATTCGTGGTGGACCTCGTTCGAGGGCCTCGCCACCGTGTGCGGCGCGCAGGTCGTGGCGGTCGTGTTCGGGGCCGTGCTCGCCGCGGCCGGTCGGGTCGGCGGGTTCGTGTTCGGCGCGACCGTCGGCGGGGTGTGCGGCGGGCTGTTCCTCGCGTCCGAACTCGTGGCCGGCGCGCCGTTTCGCGACCTCGTGCTGTACATCCAACCGCTGGTACTGGTCGCCGTGGGCGGGATCGCGGGGGTGTTCGCTGCGCGCGTGTGGGGCGCAGTGCCCGTGATCGACATGCCGATCCCCCCAGCGCACAAACTCAGCTCGTTGTGCTTCACTCCGGACCCGCGCGCGGCGACCGGGCGCCCGACGGCCTGGGGGCGCGTTTTGATCGGTGCGGTGCTGATGGTGATCGCGATCGCGGCGTCCGACCAGGTGCGCCAGGGGATGCAGAAGTATTCCGACGGGATGCTGAAGGTCGGGAGCGTGGGACAGGCGCAGTTCATCACCTGGCAGTTCGCGGTGCTCGGCGTACTGACGGGCGGGGCGATCGCCGGGGCGACCACCGGCGCGGGGCTCCGGCACGGGCTCGTTGCCGGCGTGTTCGGTGCGGTCGGCGTACTCGGTGCGACGGCCCTGCACGGGGAAGCGCTGAGCCCCGTGAATTACTGGTTGGGACAATTATCGCTCAGCGAACTCGCGCCAACGGACCCCGCCGCGGTCGGCGCCGCGGTCGGCGGGGTGCTGTTCCTCGCGCTGCTCGGCGGTTGGCTCGGCGGGGCGCTGTTCCAGCCCCTCGCACCCGATTATATGCGCGGGCGGCTGAAGACGGGAATGTATTGAAGGGGTTCCGAATACCATGTGCCCGGCGCCCGTTCCTGGGCCGTTCGGACGTCGGGGCTGAACCGATATGTGCCGATTGACCGCACGGGAACTCGCCCTCCACCGCCGAACACCAAGCTCACCGGCCGCGCACACCGCGCCACGGTCCTGAAGCCATGCAATTTACCCCGGTCTGTTGCAGCGGCGGGCTCCGGCAGACGCCCTTACCAGGCCTCTTTGCGCGCGGCCCGGACCCGCTGCCAAACCGCGTCCGGCATCCCGCCCTGCCACACCCCACCGAGCAAGTGATTGAACCGCGGATCGCTCGCCCCCCGATCCTCCACGCGCCCGATGAAGGCGGCACCGTGCGAGCCGAGGAGCGTTTCCAACGGCCCCGCCGCGAGCAGGGCCAGATCGTCGGGCGACAGTTCATGTTGGAGAAGCGCGAGGACGGCGCCCCAGGCATGTTCAGGTTGCTCGGTGCATGCCTCGAACAGGCAGTGGTCGCCCGCGAACCATGCCGCGACCAATTCTTCGACCGCTGGTTCCATGACGCCTCGCCGAGCATACAGCTCACCGGCCCGGCCGCGCAACCCCGCGCGGCACATTAAGTAGGGAGCGGTGAGAATCAGATCATGCCCCGCCGGTCAGGTGCTGCGCCTGCTCCGGCGCGACACGGGCGGCTCGAACCGTTCAGTCTTCTCGCCGCCTCAAGAGATCAAGTGCCCTGTTCTTCGCATCAACGACCCTCTGCGACTGGAGATCGGTGTTGCCCTGTAGGTGCTTCTCGTAGCGCTTCTGCCACTTCCCGGGACCGTACTTCCGGTCCAACATCACGGTTACGTCCGCGTGCCTCAATAGGAGTGCGTAACAACACATCCGCTGGAACATTGAGATCGATACGTCGAGGCATTCCTCAACCCACCCCAAGCCATCGAACTTCATGAGCATGAGTTGGACTTCCACCCCGATGTCGATGCCGCGGATCACCAGTTCCTCGAACTCTTCGGAGCTGTCGCTGACGACAGCGATGCGGTCACCCTGCCAAGTACCGTGCTCGGAAAGGAGAATCGCCAGAGCCCGCGAACCAGGCTCGGTACCAACCCTATTGAAACGGTTATTCAGGCCGTCGAGGCCACAGCGGAAAAACTGCTCCTTATCGCGGTTGACGTAGAAGTAACTTAAACTCATCGGCCTTATCCCCGAACGACACAGATCACCCACACCGCGCCTTGGCGCGGTGGTCAGGGGCGCCTACACGCGGCCGGATCAGGTGCAGCGCTCGGTTTGGCCCCTCCCGGATGTCCACAATGGGAGCATGTGGTGCCATCCCAACGATAGGCGAATCCGCAGTGGGGACAGCTCCCGACTCGCCCCCACTGCTCACGTGCGGCGGTCGGGTACTTCAACCAGCCGCAATGCGAGCACTCGGATTCCTCGCCGAAGGTCAATTTGGCCCGGCACCCAGGGCAACGAGGCGCGGGTGGCTGCTGTTCCTCGACCCGAGGAACCGTGCGGGGATCGGATTCGACACTGAACCAATCCAACGGCGCGCCCGCCAGCACCGCATCAATCAGGGCCAACGCCTTCCACAGCACGCTACAACCACGACACCGCACCAACCAGTTCATGCCCGGTCCGCGCCCCCCGCTCATGTGCCCCGGTTCAAAGCGGTCGAAATCCGAGGCCCCGCACCGCAAGCAGGACTCGGGAGTAAGCTGTCGGAGATGACGCACGTCGATCAACGAAAGATCCCTCGCGGAGCCGAACGACCAAGCTCACCAGCCGCACATACGGCAACTGGTGCTGAAAAACTACGTGGCTGGGTCCGGTGCAGTACCCGGTTCAGCGGTGGGCTATTCACCCCAAAAACCGCGGACGAATGGCGGAAAATTGAGAGCGTCGGCCGATGCCACTCCGAACGCGCTCATCAACTCCAGGTAGGTCGGTTCCACCGTATCACGACCCGACTCGTCCACCGGGCCAAATGCCCGCCCAGCCGACGATCCCAGCCCGTACACGCAGTCGATGCGGCCGCCCCAGGTCGAGTAGTCAATGAACAGCCAGTTGGTCGTATCGCCCAGCCCAGCCTCGGCGAGCAACCGCCGCACCTCGTCTGGACCTGGCTGTTTGCCAGTGTGTCCGGGCAGGCTGATCCCGACACCCGTGAACGGTGCGGATATTTCCCGCCAAACCGCTCCGATGGGGAGCTTGGCAGGTCGATCGACTCGCGGTTGTGCGAAGAACCCAGTAAACCGATACCCCACCGACGGCCTCCTTCGCCGAACGACCACGCTCACCGGCCGGGCCGGGATCGCAACCGGCTACAGCGATGCGCGGCGAGCAACACCAAACCAATCACGTAGCCGGGTCCGGCGCCGCGGCGGGTTCGGCCTCTGCGACCCAGACTTGTGTCCCGACCGGCGCGTCCAACGGCTGCCAGTCCGGTAGCACCAACGCCCAGAACGGCGTCGGGTTGGCATGCACAGGGTTGAGGCACACGACCGTCGTCCGGCGGGCGCTCTCATCTGGCCGCCGCAGTTCCAGCGTGTCGCCGATGCGCAGCCCGTGATCGAGCTGACCGACGCTCGGGAAGAGGATCAGCCCGAGCCTCCGCACCGTGAAACTATCGCCCACCGTGAACGCGAAACGCCACACGCCACAGCGCCCTCCGGGACGGCCTAACATACGGCTGACCGGTCGCGGGAGCCGACTGAACGACAAACGAGCCGGGTAGTTTGCCGCTGTCAGGTTCAACGTCGGGTTCGGCCGTTGATGTTACTCCTTCCTCAACACCAAGTCCACCACCC is from Gemmata palustris and encodes:
- a CDS encoding DUF6869 domain-containing protein; amino-acid sequence: MEPAVEELVAAWFAGDHCLFEACTEQPEHAWGAVLALLQHELSPDDLALLAAGPLETLLGSHGAAFIGRVEDRGASDPRFNHLLGGVWQGGMPDAVWQRVRAARKEAW
- the hemG gene encoding protoporphyrinogen oxidase encodes the protein MPHVIVVGGGLTGLTVAFRLKQFAPGTAVTVLEPRDRPGGNIVTEDHRGFRVECGPNGFLDRTPAIPNLVRDLGLSDRLVAASDGSRKNRYVFVGNKLHKLPSGPLGLLTTPLLSRRGKWQLLTEPWRKAPPPGTEESVQEFATRRAGKEAADVFADALVTGIHGGDPAMLSVAAAFPRLPVMEREAGSVVRGFMRAAKKRKRDAKARGEPVPGPMKMWSFREGLGVLVDGLCETLGDSVRCGVEVQTVTETASVAPWQVYDQTGYSWSADAVVLACPAYEQAVILADLDPALADEVGAIPYNRIAVVALGYRAEHCPGEHDGFGYIAPQNTRRDVLGVQWCSSIFPDRAPQGFVLWRALCGGVHRAEQVEWDDERLARAVHDEIRRAMGVTGEPVFQRIVRWPNAIPQYVIGHLDRVARIDALAAKHAGLFLTGNAYRGVAMADCVEQAEATAVRVALHLQQGANQ